In Spirochaetaceae bacterium, a single window of DNA contains:
- a CDS encoding replicative DNA helicase, whose amino-acid sequence TVTLVNYLKNNNLLEKAEGVAYIATLVDNAPSSAYLKQYAEIIAELALRRRLINIAGKIDSSARDEGKKIDEILEDIDKALYGLNRKLNDYKPSSELVKATINTLEERKNSKALYTGIPSRFTRLDDMLSGLQNAEMIVIGARPSMGKTAFALSILDNIVTRQNDEVIAAGFFSLEMNGELLVQRLIASRARIDGNRLKRPNLLSTKDWAAMDDTASLLYEAPIFFEDTPNISLNNLRSQARRMKAKENIKILFIDYLGLITVEERTLPRHEQMSLVSRSIKGLARELNIPIVVMAQLRRDAEGNEPGLADIRDSGSIEQDADVVMFLHRQRPKGDEESSSEELLETQLIVAKNRNGPVGTIRLAFTPRFVRFDNLERD is encoded by the coding sequence CACCGTAACTTTAGTTAATTATTTAAAAAATAACAACTTATTAGAAAAAGCCGAAGGAGTGGCTTACATTGCTACTTTGGTAGACAACGCTCCGTCATCGGCTTATTTAAAGCAATATGCCGAAATTATCGCCGAACTGGCCTTAAGGCGGCGGCTAATTAACATTGCCGGTAAAATTGATAGCAGCGCCCGCGATGAAGGCAAAAAAATTGATGAAATCCTTGAAGATATTGACAAAGCTTTATATGGCCTTAACCGTAAATTAAACGATTATAAACCTTCGTCAGAGCTTGTTAAGGCCACCATCAACACCTTAGAAGAACGCAAAAACAGTAAAGCTTTGTACACCGGTATCCCCAGCCGTTTTACCCGCTTAGATGACATGTTAAGCGGCCTGCAAAATGCCGAAATGATTGTGATTGGAGCGCGCCCAAGTATGGGCAAGACGGCTTTTGCTCTGTCTATCCTCGATAACATTGTAACCCGGCAAAACGATGAAGTTATCGCCGCCGGCTTTTTTAGCCTCGAGATGAACGGCGAGCTGCTGGTGCAGCGGCTTATTGCCTCACGCGCCCGTATCGATGGCAACCGTCTTAAACGGCCTAACCTGCTCTCCACCAAAGACTGGGCGGCGATGGACGATACCGCCTCGTTACTTTACGAAGCTCCCATTTTCTTTGAGGATACACCCAATATCTCCCTTAACAATCTACGCAGCCAAGCCCGGCGTATGAAAGCTAAAGAGAATATTAAAATACTTTTTATCGATTATTTAGGACTTATCACCGTTGAAGAACGTACTTTGCCGCGCCATGAGCAAATGTCGCTGGTAAGCCGCAGCATTAAAGGACTGGCGCGCGAGCTTAATATCCCCATTGTCGTAATGGCACAGCTTAGGCGCGATGCCGAAGGTAATGAGCCCGGCTTGGCCGATATTCGCGACTCGGGCAGTATCGAACAAGATGCCGATGTGGTAATGTTTTTACATCGTCAACGTCCTAAAGGTGATGAAGAAAGTTCATCTGAAGAACTGTTGGAGACACAGCTGATTGTGGCTAAAAACCGTAATGGCCCGGTAGGCACAATTAGGTTGGCCTTTACACCGCGTTTTGTGCGTTTTGACAACCTAGAAAGAGATTAA
- the rsmG gene encoding 16S rRNA (guanine(527)-N(7))-methyltransferase RsmG: protein MLSFNEANKLLVKAGLALPQETVQKLILHAEEVEKYGQLLGLTKASGRELWLKHTIDSLLALNFIDGLNPQTILDVGSGAGFPGLPLAITRPNIQFTLAERKQKRLSFLQGTIALLNIANTKLIDDIYNFNGKVDVITFRAFSPITLKLVDSLKPYCKQLVAYTGRLTTAGEQAQSLHKAGFTANTVPLITTNEERTLLWVNF, encoded by the coding sequence ATGCTTAGCTTTAACGAGGCCAATAAATTATTGGTTAAAGCCGGCTTAGCCTTACCGCAGGAAACGGTGCAAAAACTTATTTTACACGCCGAAGAGGTAGAAAAGTACGGGCAGCTATTAGGTTTAACCAAAGCCAGCGGCCGCGAGTTATGGCTAAAGCACACTATAGATAGTCTATTAGCCTTAAATTTTATCGACGGTTTAAACCCACAAACTATCTTAGATGTAGGCAGCGGAGCCGGCTTTCCGGGCTTACCATTGGCCATAACCCGCCCAAACATACAATTTACTCTAGCCGAACGCAAGCAAAAAAGGTTAAGTTTTTTGCAGGGAACTATCGCTTTACTCAATATTGCAAATACAAAATTAATAGATGATATTTACAATTTTAACGGAAAAGTTGATGTCATTACCTTTAGAGCCTTTAGCCCTATCACTTTAAAGTTGGTAGATAGCCTTAAACCTTATTGTAAGCAGTTAGTAGCCTATACTGGCCGCTTAACTACCGCCGGCGAGCAGGCCCAAAGCCTTCACAAGGCCGGCTTTACAGCTAACACCGTTCCTTTAATTACCACGAATGAAGAACGAACTTTATTGTGGGTAAACTTTTAA